In Hyperolius riggenbachi isolate aHypRig1 chromosome 1, aHypRig1.pri, whole genome shotgun sequence, the genomic window TGTATCCCTTGAATGCTGCAGCCATCATAGTTCTGCAACTGCCATCCTCATACTGTTGTCTGTTTTTACAGTCACCTGAAAGTCCAAGTGATTCCATTTCTTCCTCGGAAGAAATGCGTGGTAACAGTAATGCAACACAGATTGAAAAACTGTTAGCAAGAAGAGGTTACAATCTACGCCGCAGACGTGCTGTTGGACAGGTGATGCCACTGCGAATTGTACAGTGTCTACTTTCTGTACAAAAATGCTTTTGTTAgcggtttaaagtgtacccgaggcgacatgtgacatgataagataaacatgtgtatgtaaagcACAAGACATATTAAtatccaggctgttttacttgttttattttgctgtctgaaagagttaaattctaggtatggaagtgacagcttctgtcttgtcagtagcttgtcgggaatatattaaacatcactgataagcaaattacagcaataaaaaatttcctggcagaatacaacttctgaaggtggggagagataaaatacattaactattgaccttttgtttttaactttgggaatataaaataaaaccacgcaatataaaaaaaaccacgcaatataaaaaaagtcatttctaggagtagggggataaatataattgttaatccccccccccctttttgatcttaaagcaaacctgtacctATGCACATTAATACAACTGTTTGCCAAAAGAGTACAACCTTGGACCATATACAGTGATATGACCCTGTGGTCTAGTGtcccctgacataatttcctttcAATGCAAATAAGCTAAAAGGTAGGCAGGGGGGtttaagtgaaggcaagactcttGGTGGTGGAAACCAGGCCTATGGCATTCTGTTCACTATAAGGAGGATCTGTCTCCATTTAACCTAGATAAAATAATGAATGGTCTCCATGATGTGGAAAAACTCCTTTgacagctctctctctccccccccccccccttttcatcttaaagcaaacctgtacctATGCACATTAATACAACTGTTTGGTAAAAGAGTACAACCTTGGACCATATACAGCGATATAACCCTGTGGTCTAGTGtcccctgacataatttcctttcAATGCAAAAAAGCTAAAATGTAAGCATGGGGGtataagtgaaggcaagactcttGGTGGTGGAAACCTGGCCTATGGCATTCTGTAACTGTGATGTTAGAAGTTAGCTACTAGTTATAAAGGAGATGGCATCACTATTGCTTATAGCTGCCAGTGTGGGGCAGTGTGGTACTATGCCACACTGTCTTGATTTTTGTTATGCACTTTAGGGAGTTAGAGACCAGATAAAAAGACTAAATTACATGGGCACACGGTCAGTTTGCTGGCTTTAAAGAGAAAGCaaggtgaaaggaatatggaggctgatatgtttattaaaatattgcacattgcatggctgtcctgctgatcctctgcctataatacttcaaGCCAtagacccctgaacaagcatggaaatcagatgtctatgacaaatctgacaagattagctgcatgcttgtttcaggtgtgtgatttagactctactgaccagaaagatcagcagcactgccaggtaactggtattgtttaaaagaaataaatatggcagcttccataggtctcacaccacgGGTTCCTTTTAATGCCCTGTCCCATCTTGTGGCAAGCCATCAGACAGTGAGCACTCTAACAGCCAGCCAAACGGTACTGGCCCCTATTTAGGCCAATGAACAGAGAAATTAAGCAGAATAATTTTTGACATTTGACATTTATTGGGCTAACCTCTTTTCAAAAAAAGTTGTTGGAAGAGAAACAAGAGGATTGCCATCGCTGACTTGTTTTTCAAGGTACCAGTTCAAGAGCTGTCATCCTTGCATTGCTATTTTGTGATTTATTCAACTGGAATACATAGGTAGCAAGTAAGGGCTCAATACTCGCTTACCCCATTCTTGTTCCAAGTTGGTGACCCACTTGCATCATTAACATAAATCTGATATAAAGTGATTTTTAcaaacacaaataataataataattcctttttttgtatagcgcctttctcctgtcggactcaaagcgcttgcgaggcagccacaagagcgcactcagtagcagtgttagggagacttgcccaagaaactccttactgaataggtgctggcttactgagtaggaagagccaggatttgaacccaggactcctacatcagaggcagaacccttaaccattacactatccagccactgctagatAGCAAATAAGCATATCCCAGCCATAATGTCCTCAGTGTGACAGATATGACACAGTAAGCACATTCCTGATTCTCAGTACCTCTCTCTCAAAAGCAttgaaacaattgtcatattCTAGTGCCATATATTTGAAATAGTTCTGTGTGGTCTTAATTACAGGTGTCTTCAAGTGAAAGTCACAGCAGATCTTTGTCAGATTCATATCCTgacacctcctcctcttcctcagaaGAGGTCAGTGTTGCTCCTGCCCCTAATCCTGATGCAACAACTGTGATTTATGGAAGAGGAGACAGCCTGCGACGTAAACGTGCTATCGGCAAGGTATGTAGCTCATGGCATAGAAAATGGTTCAAAAGGATCATGGATCATCATAGCAGCTGTATATATGTTGTATAAGGACAACACATTCCCAACGCTACTGTACTTCACTTGCAAAGTCCATTCAGCCAAACAACGCACATTGCGACCAAGACATACCGTATATTATTGATGACATACAGGTAAGTAGACTGTGGGCGATGGGTGAGGAAAGCCTGATGACCATttcgccccctgcagcttcttctGTAGGCTTCCTTCATCCACCACCCACTGTATACTTACCAGTATGTCACCAAGGATCTATGTCTTGTTTGCAACATGAAATGTTTGAATTAATGGAGTAGTTGACGCATTGGCATACAGAAAAATCTACTGTCCTCCTACACATTGTATCTACCTGCCTGTCATCCCAGAGAACATTGACCATCTCAGCATACTGGTTCACTCACACTACTGGACATCCATCTCTCATTGTAGTGGTGAATGCATGACCTATACCTCTTCaatctatatatattttgtgtTATTATATATATTAAGCCCGCTTTTGAAATCTTTATTGACAATTAAGGACAATAGCCCAatgaaccacttcactactgaggggggttcccccttctgtaccagagcagttttcatctttcagcgcttctcccattcatttgcctataactttattactacttatcacaatgaaacaatctatatctcgttttttagccaccaattaggctttctttgggtggtacattttgcttagttttattttattctaaatgcattttaacaggaaaaataagaaaaaaataaaaaaaagtcattatttctcagttttcggccattatatttttaaaatgcatactaCCGTAatgaaaacccacacattttatttaatctTTTGTCAAAGTTATTaacacgtttaaaatatttccctagtacaatgtatggcgtctataatttatttggaaataaaggtgtatttttcaattttgcgtccatcaccaaTTACAAACCCACAATTTCATAAATACTATTattatacccttttgacatacatattaaaaaagttcagtccctaaggtaactatttatgtattttttttattagtcatttttttaaataagcatttcatttatttaggtaactatgggagaaggtgggaggtaaggggttaattttaaatgtagtggtggttctttttatttaaaaaaaaaaattaatgtaggtgtatttttactatttaacCACAAGATAAGTACACTATCACAAGATAAGACCACACTATAAGcacgctaaacaggaagtaatgcgtggacgtgttactccagaagatacaatgacgcaggcatctcatagatgccggtgatcattgacacagggacttagattaatgaatgggaactgtgttcccgttCATTTATCTCTCCACGAACAGATGGTGAGTACCCATGCGGGAACGAGCGGCTGCCAATTGCACCCATTGacgaatatctacgtccctgggcagGACCTGAAGTCCTGcgagacatagatatactgtcgcAAGCCACATAAGTGGTTAAGGCCTTATAATAAATCTTCCTGAAATCTTGTTGTCTGACTGAAggactgttacatagttacatagttattttggttgaaaaaagacttacgtccatcgagttcaaatttggtaaaaaagtaaattaaaagtaAACCTATTCTTTAAATTGTTAATGTGACCTGGAAGATGGGTCAGATAACCCCCTTATTAGGTCAGTAAAAGGCTGCCCACCAGTTAAACGCTGAAGCCAGTGCTCTTTTTTAGGAATGAAGTCTGCTCTTGCTCTTTTAGCCAACCTTCAGGTACCCAGCGAGTTCTGGTTAGTAACAGAGAAATTttgaaaagtatcctatacttcagTGGCTGATCCACCAGTCACAATCTTgcaactacatggaagtggtaacattggccagtcattggtcatcaaaattgtatgtgtgtacacacctaaaGGCCTCTTGAGACTTCTATGATCGTAACAGAACTAGACATAAAGCATATGAAGAACACTGGCCTAGaataatttaatttaattaataAATTTTATTTCAATTTGACACAGAAGCCTCACAGTAGCTCTGAAGAAAGTGCAACTACCGAAAGCACAAGCAGTCACACATCTGAAAGTTCAGAGGAAGATAGCCATGAGCGAAACACTAAACAGAACCTTCTGCAAGGCATTCAGGAGGCAACTACGGTTCCTGACACATCTGAGGAAAGCTCAGAGGAGAGAACAACAAATAATCCTGTCTTCCAACTCTGAACATGTCATGTTATGACACTTATTTCTGCAGCCTTTTATCTTTCTGTTTGTAAGAACGATGTATGTTTTTGTTATTATTACATTTCATGATTTGTTTTCACTTGGACTTGTACAAAGCTGGGCAAAGGGAGTGTATCCTGCCTTATTCAAGGCTCATTTTATCATGTTTTTATCCCTTAAACCCCAATCTTTGCCAGCTTGATTGTCCTCCATGCTGATATATATAAATGGGTCACTCCAACAAACTAACCTAAACCTAACTATAAGAAAATACACATGGAGAATGTTTAATAGATAGTCTTGATCATAGCCTCAAGCAATAAAGGAaaaccttaagtgaaaaaaataattgcctatttacttacctggggcttcttccagcccttgaAGTCCATCATACCGCGCCACTCGTTTCCTCCGTTGTCCGCCTCCAACCAATTCATGCACGGCCCATGCCACGCGCCTCCTCCAATGTGCTCCCGTAGTTGTGAGCACTCTCTACTTGCGCAGTAAGCAAAAATTGCTACCGCTCATACACaaaacactcccagccacgggagcgcaACAGGAAAGACTAGTGAGTTGCCCGGCTTACAGAGGGAAACAGTGGAGGAACGGGGGAGTGTGGGATTACAGCAAaggaccaggaggacttcagaggtctggaagaagctccaggtaagtaaatgggcaattatttttttcagtaaAGGTTCCCTTTGCAATATGCAAGGCCCTAACTCATACAGCATTAAAATAGATCAGTGGTAGATCCTTAAAGCAACCCTGTAATGGGGAGATGGGTAAAAGATAGCTACTTACCTTAGTATGTGGAAGCCTCCGaaaggtccagaggcttcccagatccatGTTGAGCCCTCCGTCCCAACACAGGGTCCCTCTTCTGTCTGTGGACCATCTAGACTGGTCCTGCATGGGTAAGGCCTGTGCATGCCCCATAGAACGAAGCCACTCATGTACAGTTTTTTTCCTCCGTGCAAAcaggcttcattctactgggcatgcatggatCTTACTGCAAGCCGTGCAAGCCCAGGGCAGATGGGATTGTCAAGGGCGGGAATAGGGCCACAAGAAACCTATTTGAAAAGCTTTTGCCAAACAGGTATAGAGGGACCCTGCACAGGAAGagtgggctgcaggaggatcagGGAAACCTTtgaactatccagaggcttcctgttaCTGAAGTATCTAACGTTTTCACTTTATTCTATACAGGTATGCTTTAATGTCACCACTGTCTCTTGAAAACCAAAGTAACAAATCATTGTATTTGACTTGCCTTTCTTACTGTACTGGCTCAGAGAGGAGCTGCTATTATAACTTATGGATATGAATGTATTGTATTTGCTGCTGATGTATCAATGACACTTTACTTAGACTACTTCTATAACACTAGGGACATATATGCAACCTCTGGTATTTAGTGCATTGCAGAAATAACACCTCTTGTACTGCATGCATATATACTTGACTGTTACTTTTTAATTCACTGCATAGATGGTATTGCATTTAAGCCTTACAATCACTGTTCTTGATATACCTTTTATACTCTATACAAAATTCCATTCTGTTATTTTGATGTTTAATAAAGGTACATAGACAATATTCTTTTCTAGTTAAGTGTAGTCATTACTAAACTGTATGATGTAGGCAAAGATGACTTCTTGGTTACCTTTAACTACTAAGTATTAAGACTTTGGCGCATGTGTGAGACGATATAATACAAAAACCTCTAACCATGGTAAATATCAAAAATGGTTTAAGAAtggttttaaataaaaaataaatagatagataaatagatataaGACAAAGATAAGACGGAAAATATATATGGAGAGGCATAGTGGCTagttctcttgccttgcagcgttgggtccccggtttaaaccccagccagggcactatcttcacagagtttatatgttctccccatatctgcctgggtttcctccaacatcccaaagacatacagataagttacataccccctccccccaaaaaggaaattatacatacatatgactatggtagggattatattgacAGTTAAAGTGACTAaactattctgtacagcgctgcagaacatgtcggcactatataaatactaaataataataatgaataccAGAGAGCAACCAAATTGGCAAAAATTCAGGTGCATCTCAATAAATTAGAGTATCAAAGTTTATGTATTTCACTTATTGAATATAAATAAGTGATTATCAATACACAGAGTAATATATttcaaacatgtttttattttctttttgcttaGTATGGCTTATAACTAATGAAATGCCAAAATTCAGTTTCTCAGAAATTagaatattggaaaaaaaaataaaaataataattcagtATTGTAAATTCCCCTCAGCTAATTAGCCTAAACCAAAAGCGTACTAAGCCTTTAACAATTAATTAAAAGATTATTCAGTCAAGTTCAGTAGGCCACACCATTATAGGGAAGACTGCTGAGTAAAAGACAGTCACTGACACACAAAAGGTCATTGATTAAGAAGCTGGCTGTTCAGAGTACTGTATTCAAGCATAGAAACGGAAAGTTgagtgaaaggaaaaaaaatgtgccaGAACAATGTGCACAAGCAACAGCGATAGCCACAGCCTTGAGAGGATTTTGAAGCACAGCCCAATTAAATTTGGTGGAGATTCACAAGGAGTGGACTGCAGCTAAAATCAGTGTTTCAATAGCCACTCCAAACAGAGGTATCAACAGGGGCGTtggtagccccaaagatcagtggcacttgccccggatctattctggggtgccccagatgtcccccaggcagagtaaaggcaccacagcacccaacatggcaCTCCAAAGTAcctagcatgccccacagaggcaccacagcacccattaTGGCAATACACAGTACCCAGAATGCccaacagaggcaccacagcatccagcataccacatagaggcaccatagcactcagcatggcaccacagcaatgGGGGTATTTTGAGTGCTATTGGGCCTCTATGTAGGCATATTTGGCGCTATGATGCAACGCTGGGTGCTGTGTttactttatgggggcatgcagggagctgtggtttttctatgggggcatgcagggagctgtggtgcctcaatgggaggcacaTGGGAGCATGGGATGGGGCCCACTAgaaaaggtcagggaatgctatggggggactggcagcaggccagctcgcccagcagaaagccagaccagccagcacagaaggcagGTAACTCTTCCtagttatttttaaataatactgCCTGTTTATGTGATATGATGCATtcttggttttttttgtattaatggggaGGGGGACTTCATCcaaaattttgctgggcaggcctacttagaccactgttaagtgcatgtaaatttggctccacccatgaccacacccacattcgggtgcatggccacacccatttttcagttgaagtgcccaaaagtgcctcggatctcttaggatcctagcaacgcccctgcgtaTCAAGGACATGGGTTACAACTGTCACATTGCTAGTGTCAAGCCACTTCTAAACAAAAGACAACATCAGAAGTAGGGCTGGTCAATGAGGTACAAATAattagttgatgcaggattatgcaaactttGTCTGCAGCTTGAAATTGTACTAATCGAATTCCAGCTCGGTAagatttgattggttgcagaaagACAACCTTATTCTGCAATCTGCGGGATGAGGACACAAAGgtgaacatcttacctcaggaagtagatatggcaaactctatatctgcatttaaagagggcttggatgctttccttgcagtgaagggcatccacggctataattattaggtaattcacgaaagagttgatccagggatttatctgactgcttgtaacgattggtgtaacacagagagggtctgattaccggtgatctgcagtatcaccgagaatacagatatatacccgattattgatgatctgcagtatcaccgataatcagatatatctctaacctctggacacctgagtgatatgagtgtttggtgcaacagtaatactttgaagaGGGCACCCGTATGGAGGGTGtatggcagtaagagatactgctcagaggactatttccttccaatggcctgatgctccccaaggggcggagccaggctgagtgtGGGAAGGACCAAtgggtgagtgacaccaaaggtgaagtgtcactgacaggtcagtgaactatctccaagcaggggagatagttctcaaggtcggacaggccaggtcggtaacagacagacaggtcaggtacagagacaggagacagatacggaatctcaagacaagcagggttcagcaacagagtatcagatatagcgaagtaccaaatcagagatcaagagaatggtcaggaaggcagaaagtcataacaaataataacaatgcctagtcttaggtgtgagctccgtgatcatcaacaccctggaactagtctgatgtataacagaatgataatacagttccctagtcttgggtgtgagctccttgatcttcaacaccctggaactagtctgagatataacagaatggtaatacaattccctagtcttgggtgtgagttccttgatcatcaacaccctggaactagtctgaggaataacagaaaatatcacagatactgaaaggtctgagtgctaccacgtagtgatcgcaacggcagacaaccagagaatgaccagcatccagtatatatagtgaagcgctctccagtgcctcccctaagtgctggaccaatggaaaccggctgcatcgtcagctgaccggcttggtcagctgaccggcttggtcagctgactcccttctggctgtctcaGCGCACGCGCacgtccttctaaacctgtgtgaactatcagtcccagccacaccagacatgttttgtgaagcacccgccgcgctggacgcggaatccactGCACCGCTATCACGGCgtacggcggttcctccgcgttcggctACACCACAGTATGCAGGCCCACGCGTGCaagccgccgcgttggatgcggactcAGCCGCCtggttctgagtacacgcggcggcttttccgcgttttctcacagtgccccccccccctgaagagtggactccggacagctcctacccggtttctcaggatgaagGGCGTGAAACTCCCTCTTCAATTTATCCgcgtgcatgcgacactcaggtgcccatgttctctcctcaataccataccctttccagtgaactagatactgcactgagttctgtacaaaacgtgagtctaaaatcttttctacttcgtactcaggttggtcatctaccatcataggaggaggaggaatgggacccacatgaactgctggtttaagcagggacacatgaaaggatcttacaccacgcatgctggcagggagatcaatggcataagtaacattgttgatcttcctggttactggaaaagggaacacaaatctgggtcctaacttggccgagggctgtttcagggtcaaatgacgcgtggacacccaggccaagtctcctggccggaacttccactctaaggagcgtttcttgtcagcttgacctttctgactttgaaaagccttctccaaattatttttcacgatcccccaaatgttcttaaaagaCTGTTGCCAagtctccaaagctggaaacggagtggaggctactggcagtggggagaacttaggcaactttccagttaccacctgaaatggagaaaatccagaggaagagcttttcacattattgtgcgcaaattttgcaaatggcaagaacttgacccaataattttgcgcatccgcaacataacaccttagaaactgttccaatgactgattaattctctcagtctggcaattggtctgtgggtggtagcccgacgaaaatgacagttccatgcccatttgatgacaaaatgccctccaaaatttggaataaaattggactccccgatctgacaacgttttccggaatgccatgtagccggaaaatgtggatgatgaaaagatcggccaactcctgggccgaggggagtcctttgaggggcacaaaatgggccattttactgaaacggtcgactaccacccaaatgaccgacatgccctcagacctcggaagctcacccacaaaatccatggacaattgggtccatggttcactcggggtgggcaaaggctgcaacgttcccacagatgccagacgggagggtttacttttcgcacaaactgcacactctctaacgtactccttgcagtcagttgccaatgtcatgttctggtggccccaggatgtccagcatttttgtgggagtggaacatctgcaatatctggagacgaaatggtagtggcacaaacatcaccccctcaggctttccctcagggacatcctgctggaagggacttaacgtctccatccagtctttccaggtctctgtggctgccaacactactctctgtggtataatggtctctgggtctgagggctgtgctgtctctggctcaaagaatctggacaaagcatccgctttaatgtttttactacctggagtgtacgtaattacaaatctgaatctcgaaaaaaaaaagtgaccaccgagcctgacagggactcaatctcttagccccctcaatgtattccaaatttttgtgatcagtgtaaacggtaatcgtatgttccgctccttctagccaatgacgccattcttggaaagccaatttaatggctaggagctccctgttgcctatatcgtagtttttctctgctggtgaaaacctacgagagaaataggcacacgggtgtaatcttccctgcaaccctgaacgctgagacagcacagcccctaccccgacctctgaggcgtccacctccacaataaagggataggaggtgtcgacgtgtctcaaaatgggtgcagagcaaaacaattctttcaaagtggagaaagcagccagagcttcgggtgaccagtggttggtatctgcccctttcttagtgagactggtgaggggtgctatgactgtggagcacccctttatgaaccttctatagtaattagtgaatcctaaaaatctctgaagagattttagtcccactggctgaggccaaccaggacagcagagactttggcaggatccattgaaaggcccgtggtggaaattatgtaccccagaaaggtgacagatgttacctcaaaaatgcatttctccaatttagcataaagcatgttctgtcttaatttttgcagcacaaatttgacatgagccctgtgctccgaGAGGTTatctgaaaagattagtatatcgtccagatataccagaacaaatttacccaacacctccctgaatacctcgttaatgagttcctgaaagacggccggagcgttacacaacccgaagggcatcaccaggtactcttaatgcccatcgggtgtgttaaaggccgtcttccactcatcgccctctctgatccgcaccaggttgtatgcaccccgcaaatccaatttcgagaaaatcttagcattggtgacctgagtgaataaatcgtctatttaaAGGCAATGGATAAagattctttactgtgattttattcaggccccggtagtcAATGCATGgctgaaggcctccgtcttttttctttacaaaaaagaaacctgctccggcaggcgaccgggaagggcgaataaatcctttagctaagttttcacggatgtactctcgcatggccactttttccggcccagacaaattgtagagatgacctctaggtggcatacaaccagatcggagatcgatgggggaatcgaaagggcgatgtggaggtagtttatctgcagctttgggacaaaacacatctgaaaattcagaatattgttccggtaccccctccacatgaatcctggtctcatCCAAGGTTACACTCACTAAACAATGACgaaagcaatgggctgaccagttagttagctgaccagtggcccaatttatccgAGGGGAGTGgaggtgtaaccaaggcatgccaaggatgatagtggaggttgtcatgtgtaacacaaagaaatgcaacttctccctatgcagcacccctatagtgacttccacctctggtgtctgagacagaggacggctacgttgcaggggggagtcatccactgccgtaacctggttggtggtgttaccggggtgagcggaatacccaattttttagcaaattcgtaatccataaaattagccgctgagcctgaatcaacgaaggcttcagtgacttcagatttatcttcccatgcaatcgtacaaggaagaagcaaccttttatcatctaggggtaaaagttgtctagggtattacccccaactactcctaggcaatagcgtttcccgatttcctagggcaattctgtactttatgacccccctctggacaataaagacacaactgctctgaaatcctgtgtctccgctccacctgagacaacttcgaccggccaatctgcatcggctcgggtgaaggcgaaacgggaggaggtgaagtcacaggaggcgcagcgtaggatacCACCTTTACATGGTTTCTGCTCCGGGTCTGTCTCTGTTAGCGCAGCCTACggtcgatcctgatggccgatgaaatggcctcgtcaatggtcttaggttcaggctgacttaacataagatcagaga contains:
- the LOC137547649 gene encoding uncharacterized protein, producing MKAAVFIVCLIGLAYAYSSSESSSPESPESPSDSISSSEEMRGNSNATQIEKLLARRGYNLRRRRAVGQVSSSESHSRSLSDSYPDTSSSSSEEVSVAPAPNPDATTVIYGRGDSLRRKRAIGKKPHSSSEESATTESTSSHTSESSEEDSHERNTKQNLLQGIQEATTVPDTSEESSEERTTNNPVFQL